Proteins encoded in a region of the Coraliomargarita parva genome:
- a CDS encoding FKBP-type peptidyl-prolyl cis-trans isomerase, protein MIETPADVQSVPADAETTASGLASRVLTSGSGKESPAAADTVTVHYSGWTTDGQLFDSSVRRGQPASFPLNRVIKGWTEGLQLMVAGEKRRFWIPAALAYGDDPAGGRPAGMLVFDVELLSFEKAPEPPKVPEDVAGVPEAAEVRESGLASRVLKAGGGEKNPAKTDFVTVHYSGWTTDGALFDSSVMRGQPASFGLFQVIPGWTEGVQLMVEGETRRFWIPAKLAYGENPQGGAPAGMLVFDVELIRIGR, encoded by the coding sequence ATGATTGAAACTCCTGCTGATGTCCAAAGTGTCCCCGCCGATGCCGAAACCACTGCGTCCGGCCTTGCTTCACGTGTATTGACTTCCGGTTCCGGGAAGGAATCCCCGGCTGCTGCGGATACCGTAACCGTGCATTACAGTGGCTGGACCACAGACGGCCAATTGTTCGACAGTTCCGTACGCCGCGGCCAACCGGCCAGCTTCCCTCTGAACCGTGTGATCAAGGGCTGGACCGAAGGCTTGCAGCTGATGGTTGCGGGTGAAAAACGCCGCTTCTGGATTCCGGCTGCACTGGCCTATGGGGATGACCCCGCCGGTGGTCGTCCCGCCGGCATGCTGGTTTTCGACGTCGAACTTCTTTCCTTTGAAAAGGCACCCGAGCCTCCCAAGGTGCCCGAAGACGTGGCCGGAGTGCCCGAAGCTGCCGAAGTCCGCGAAAGTGGCCTGGCTTCCCGCGTGTTGAAGGCCGGTGGGGGTGAAAAAAATCCCGCGAAGACGGATTTTGTGACGGTGCATTACAGCGGTTGGACGACCGACGGTGCGCTCTTCGATAGCTCGGTGATGCGCGGCCAACCGGCCAGCTTCGGCCTGTTCCAGGTCATTCCCGGCTGGACCGAAGGGGTGCAACTCATGGTGGAAGGCGAAACACGCCGTTTCTGGATTCCGGCAAAACTGGCTTATGGCGAAAACCCGCAAGGCGGTGCACCCGCCGGCATGCTGGTCTTCGATGTCGAGCTGATCCGGATCGGCCGCTAG
- a CDS encoding adenosine deaminase family protein, producing MQANEEIIHFINRLPKGEHHLHIDGSPPWHRMQASDPERYQTEPPSWADHFRFPSFDDFEAAIVEYVVPWLNSPERYALAAADLLETRKSENVKYVEFSFAALAVERSGVDLNEVAEAIYQSIPDDLEVRLFAGLHHKGFSENQDKHLADILSSPYIHGIDLHGHELFPLRPWIIDFWKDAEAAGKLRKAHASELTGPLGVREVIEKLGVRKIQHGVQAMHDPEVVQLAASVGASFDVCPISNVKLLAVESAESHPILELEEAGIRCTINTDDPFIFGNAHLKDDYLMLHQVLGATPAQLAGFAKNSFTTADLSDSQKQDFCAEIDSVLEDFMACGSA from the coding sequence ATGCAAGCAAACGAAGAAATCATCCACTTCATCAATCGCCTCCCCAAGGGGGAGCACCATCTGCACATCGACGGCAGCCCTCCCTGGCACCGTATGCAGGCCAGCGACCCGGAACGCTACCAGACGGAGCCGCCCTCCTGGGCCGACCACTTCCGCTTCCCCTCCTTTGACGATTTCGAGGCCGCCATCGTGGAGTATGTCGTCCCCTGGCTCAACAGCCCCGAGCGCTACGCCCTGGCCGCCGCCGACCTGCTGGAGACCCGCAAGTCGGAAAACGTCAAGTATGTCGAATTCAGCTTTGCCGCCCTCGCGGTGGAACGCTCCGGGGTCGACTTGAACGAGGTGGCCGAGGCCATCTACCAGAGCATCCCCGACGATCTCGAAGTGCGCCTCTTTGCCGGCCTGCACCATAAGGGATTTTCCGAGAATCAGGACAAGCACCTGGCCGACATTCTCAGCTCGCCCTACATTCACGGCATCGACCTGCACGGCCACGAGCTCTTCCCGCTCCGCCCCTGGATCATCGATTTCTGGAAGGATGCCGAGGCCGCCGGCAAGCTGCGCAAGGCACACGCCAGCGAGCTCACCGGCCCGCTCGGTGTGCGTGAGGTGATCGAAAAACTCGGGGTTCGGAAAATTCAGCACGGCGTGCAGGCCATGCACGACCCCGAGGTCGTGCAACTGGCCGCCAGCGTGGGGGCCAGCTTCGACGTCTGCCCGATCAGCAATGTCAAACTACTGGCCGTCGAATCAGCGGAGTCCCATCCCATCCTCGAGCTGGAAGAAGCCGGCATCCGCTGCACCATCAACACGGACGATCCCTTCATCTTCGGCAACGCGCACCTCAAGGATGACTATCTCATGCTTCACCAGGTACTCGGTGCCACCCCCGCCCAGCTCGCCGGCTTCGCCAAGAACAGCTTCACCACCGCCGACTTGAGCGATTCACAAAAGCAGGACTTCTGCGCGGAAATCGACAGCGTCCTCGAAGACTTCATGGCCTGCGGCTCCGCCTAG
- a CDS encoding class I SAM-dependent methyltransferase — MTHPSPATELEQTNQEFYDRLWRRVRLIAPQRFNTWPLVEQLSKEAGTRLEIAPGMRPRLPICGTCFADISRPALDALAKQGGHVHQASIEALPFPGKQFDLVCALDIIEHVREDDRALTEICRVAKPGAHCLLSVPLHMSFWTRFDDIVGHCRRYAPDDLSSLLARHGLSVEQSCAYGMQPKSSRLVDWAMDYMEKNPERAMWYYNSIFMPIGLRFQKALNMRPGMGSLDEFDEVILHCRLSSET, encoded by the coding sequence ATGACACACCCTAGCCCGGCAACCGAACTCGAACAGACAAACCAAGAGTTCTATGATAGACTTTGGCGCCGAGTGCGCCTGATTGCCCCGCAGCGTTTCAACACCTGGCCACTGGTCGAGCAGCTCAGCAAGGAAGCAGGCACTCGTCTGGAGATCGCACCGGGCATGCGACCACGACTGCCGATCTGCGGAACCTGTTTTGCAGACATCAGCCGGCCAGCCCTGGATGCGCTCGCCAAACAGGGCGGGCATGTGCATCAGGCTTCGATCGAAGCATTGCCCTTTCCCGGCAAGCAATTCGATTTGGTCTGCGCGCTCGATATCATCGAACATGTCCGGGAAGATGACCGCGCACTGACCGAGATCTGTCGTGTTGCCAAGCCCGGAGCACACTGCCTCCTATCCGTTCCGCTTCACATGTCCTTTTGGACCCGCTTCGACGACATCGTGGGCCATTGCCGACGCTACGCGCCGGATGACTTGTCCAGCTTGCTGGCGCGACACGGTCTGAGCGTCGAGCAGAGTTGCGCCTACGGGATGCAGCCAAAATCCAGCCGTCTGGTCGACTGGGCCATGGACTATATGGAGAAAAACCCGGAACGGGCCATGTGGTATTACAACTCGATCTTCATGCCGATCGGGCTGCGCTTCCAGAAAGCACTGAACATGCGGCCCGGAATGGGCTCATTGGATGAATTTGACGAAGTCATCCTGCATTGCCGTCTCAGCAGCGAAACCTGA
- a CDS encoding sodium:solute symporter family protein: MSAYVIWAAIFLAGYLIWLLVLALRSARTRSTDLDTFFLADKSVGFLASVFTFWATYFSAVALIGAAGYYYMHGVGNFYFAALGYIMLALITGTVGRRLWRLSRRYPEIRSPIQLYLRHFRSPGLELLFVLVTLFCMVPYMAAQITGFARLMEGAMDLPYVWTAAAALAVIYFYSESGGLKNIVSTDIVQSLMTIVGCIGVVITFLWAYWAWDLGSFVREVDAVSDPSLWSLSGPNGFYNPVLIVSLALLISLGAVPMAHNAQRYMIVKDEVYLRRLMWLFPVLGVFVTMVACVLGLGGAVHFPGLASGDQVIGAITATVPPVIGAMATVGILAATMSTADSILLSVGFIVSEQWYRGKKGSGASVLRLNRWCTLAIAIFAFIASIRPELVSDLAFNAFGGMLQLAPVMLAGLYEWKVGRNWAFASVLSGLTVLFIGNTNLYGHLAPEYLPHYLAAFLSGLAVLGVGRLLVAYRALPVYERAPVGLRAAQTVK, encoded by the coding sequence ATGTCAGCCTATGTCATCTGGGCAGCCATCTTCCTCGCCGGATATCTTATCTGGCTGCTGGTTTTGGCGCTGCGCTCCGCCCGTACACGTTCCACGGATCTGGATACGTTTTTCCTCGCCGACAAGTCCGTCGGTTTCCTCGCCTCGGTCTTTACCTTCTGGGCGACCTACTTCAGTGCGGTGGCCTTGATTGGCGCGGCCGGCTACTACTACATGCACGGGGTCGGGAACTTCTATTTCGCGGCGCTGGGTTATATCATGCTGGCACTCATCACCGGCACGGTCGGGCGACGCCTCTGGCGCCTCTCGCGGCGCTACCCGGAAATACGTTCTCCCATACAACTGTACCTGCGGCATTTCCGCTCTCCGGGGCTTGAGCTGCTGTTCGTGCTGGTGACGCTGTTTTGCATGGTCCCGTACATGGCGGCCCAAATTACAGGCTTTGCCCGATTGATGGAAGGCGCCATGGACCTGCCCTACGTCTGGACCGCGGCCGCCGCGCTCGCTGTGATCTACTTCTATTCCGAATCCGGCGGGCTGAAGAATATCGTCAGCACGGACATCGTACAGTCCTTGATGACCATCGTCGGTTGTATCGGGGTGGTCATTACATTTCTTTGGGCCTACTGGGCCTGGGATCTCGGGAGTTTCGTGCGCGAGGTTGACGCGGTTTCCGACCCCTCGCTTTGGAGCCTTTCGGGTCCGAACGGGTTCTACAATCCGGTGCTGATTGTCAGCCTTGCGCTGTTGATTTCGCTCGGTGCCGTACCGATGGCGCATAATGCGCAGCGCTACATGATTGTGAAGGATGAAGTCTACCTGCGACGCCTGATGTGGTTGTTCCCGGTGCTCGGCGTTTTTGTGACGATGGTGGCCTGCGTGCTCGGACTGGGTGGGGCGGTTCACTTCCCGGGCTTGGCAAGCGGGGATCAGGTGATCGGGGCGATCACCGCGACGGTGCCGCCGGTGATCGGGGCGATGGCTACGGTCGGCATTCTTGCGGCGACGATGTCGACGGCCGACTCTATTCTATTGAGTGTGGGCTTCATTGTGAGCGAGCAATGGTATCGCGGCAAGAAAGGCAGCGGCGCCTCGGTGCTTCGTCTCAACCGTTGGTGTACCCTGGCGATTGCGATCTTTGCGTTTATCGCGAGCATCCGCCCGGAGCTGGTGAGTGACTTGGCCTTCAATGCCTTCGGCGGGATGCTCCAGCTCGCACCTGTCATGCTGGCCGGACTCTATGAATGGAAAGTCGGCCGCAACTGGGCCTTTGCCAGTGTGCTGAGCGGACTCACGGTCCTGTTCATTGGGAATACAAACCTGTACGGGCACTTGGCACCGGAGTATCTGCCGCATTACCTGGCGGCCTTTCTCAGCGGATTGGCTGTTCTCGGTGTCGGTCGGCTACTGGTAGCCTACCGGGCGCTGCCGGTCTACGAGCGGGCTCCCGTTGGACTGCGTGCCGCGCAGACGGTGAAGTGA
- a CDS encoding aromatic ring-hydroxylating oxygenase subunit alpha has product MIEESYQIHAAKYPAECTFSESDWNALANMWYPIALEEDIAEKPVALSLLDVRLVVARLGDEYVVAKDLCIHRGAPLSAGWIKNSCVVCPYHGYEFGADGKCTKVPCDPDWKIPAKVRLETYLHTVKYGLIWVCLSGDPQNQLPEWEPEADNPAYRRFHMGPEIWDCSAGRAIENFIDNAHFSFVHQSSFGQESSATMGTEYEFEMTDNWMTMEFEYLATNPSDSPISNEAELKRHMHRTLYFPFCTRTCISYPGGREHIIHINITPVSARKAQLIVVFTRNFDHDVPVEKLLEWERKILGEDRVIIEMQKPEEIPLEISAEVHAKADKASIAYRNWLRKVGLGRSFTA; this is encoded by the coding sequence ATGATTGAAGAAAGCTACCAAATCCACGCAGCCAAATATCCCGCAGAGTGCACCTTCAGCGAAAGCGACTGGAATGCACTCGCCAACATGTGGTACCCCATCGCGCTGGAAGAGGACATCGCAGAGAAGCCGGTCGCCCTGAGCTTGCTGGACGTGCGTCTCGTGGTCGCCCGCCTGGGGGATGAATATGTGGTGGCGAAAGACCTTTGCATCCACCGTGGCGCTCCGCTCTCCGCCGGATGGATCAAGAACAGCTGCGTGGTCTGCCCCTATCACGGCTATGAATTTGGCGCCGACGGCAAGTGCACCAAGGTGCCCTGCGACCCCGACTGGAAAATCCCCGCCAAGGTCCGCCTCGAAACCTATCTGCACACCGTCAAGTACGGCCTCATCTGGGTCTGCCTCAGCGGGGATCCGCAAAACCAGCTCCCGGAATGGGAACCGGAGGCCGACAACCCGGCCTACCGACGCTTCCATATGGGGCCTGAAATCTGGGACTGCTCGGCCGGCCGCGCGATCGAGAACTTCATCGACAACGCGCACTTCTCCTTCGTCCACCAGAGCTCCTTCGGCCAGGAATCCAGCGCGACCATGGGCACCGAGTATGAGTTCGAGATGACCGACAACTGGATGACGATGGAGTTCGAGTACCTGGCCACCAATCCTTCCGACTCCCCCATCTCCAATGAGGCGGAGCTGAAGCGGCACATGCACCGCACGCTCTATTTCCCCTTCTGTACGCGCACCTGTATCAGTTACCCCGGCGGACGTGAACACATCATCCATATCAACATCACGCCGGTCTCGGCCCGCAAGGCGCAGTTGATCGTCGTCTTCACCCGCAACTTCGACCACGACGTGCCGGTCGAAAAACTGCTCGAATGGGAGCGTAAGATCCTCGGGGAAGACCGGGTCATTATCGAGATGCAAAAGCCGGAGGAAATCCCGCTGGAAATTTCAGCCGAGGTGCACGCCAAGGCGGACAAGGCATCCATCGCCTACCGGAACTGGCTGCGCAAAGTCGGGCTCGGCCGTAGCTTTACCGCCTAA